The proteins below come from a single Corvus hawaiiensis isolate bCorHaw1 chromosome 20, bCorHaw1.pri.cur, whole genome shotgun sequence genomic window:
- the LOC125336460 gene encoding C-C motif chemokine 4 homolog, whose product MKVSAAALALLLISASFSQTFSGPAGSDLPICCVKYTQHKLPWKRIQRHYITSSSCPLTAVVFVTKEGRQVCANPENTWVQRHLQILEQN is encoded by the exons ATGAAGGTGTCTGCAGCTGCATTGGCTCTTCTCCTCATTTCAGCCTCCTTCTCCCAGACTTTCTCTGGTCCAG CTGGATCTGACCTCCCAATCTGCTGTGTCAAATATACACAGCACAAGCTCCCATGGAAGCGCATCCAGCGTCATTATATCACCAGCAGCAGTTGTCCCCTGACGGCTGTCGT GTTTGTCACAAAGGAAGGCCGCCAGGTCTGTGCCAATCCCGAAAACACCTGGGTCCAAAGACACCTGCAAATCTTGGAGCAGAACTGA